A portion of the Pseudarthrobacter sp. L1SW genome contains these proteins:
- a CDS encoding HNH endonuclease family protein: MTVSWSAYRSARRRSRQAWGILAVAAAAALAALSWFFTAGQFALAEPAVAGPAEAPVFDPAWMKPVVPVRPVPPGSALAALEGLAVKGRAAKDNYDREAFGQAWLDVDRNGCDTRNDMLRRDLTAVVFMEGSRCKVAAGTIREPYTGQSMDFRRGSESSRAVQIDHVVALGDAWQKGAQGLTAKQRQSLANDPLNLIAADGPANEEKGAGDAATWLPRNKSFRCHYVARQISVKAAYGLWVTEAEKDAMKRVLVSCPGQSTIAAG; encoded by the coding sequence ATGACTGTGAGCTGGTCTGCCTATCGGAGTGCGCGCCGTCGCTCCCGGCAGGCATGGGGCATCCTGGCAGTGGCTGCCGCCGCGGCGTTGGCGGCCCTGTCCTGGTTCTTTACTGCCGGCCAGTTTGCCTTGGCGGAGCCCGCCGTCGCAGGTCCCGCGGAGGCCCCAGTCTTTGATCCCGCCTGGATGAAGCCTGTCGTGCCAGTGCGCCCGGTGCCCCCGGGCAGTGCCCTCGCCGCATTGGAGGGGCTCGCCGTCAAGGGCCGCGCCGCCAAGGACAACTACGACCGCGAAGCCTTCGGCCAGGCGTGGCTGGACGTGGACCGGAACGGGTGCGACACCCGCAACGACATGCTCCGGCGTGACCTCACCGCCGTGGTGTTCATGGAGGGGTCCAGGTGCAAGGTGGCAGCAGGCACCATCCGGGAGCCTTATACCGGGCAGTCCATGGACTTCCGCCGCGGCTCCGAAAGCAGCCGCGCAGTCCAGATAGACCACGTCGTGGCCCTGGGCGACGCCTGGCAGAAGGGCGCCCAGGGGCTGACGGCCAAACAGCGCCAAAGCCTTGCCAACGATCCGCTGAACCTCATCGCCGCGGACGGCCCGGCAAACGAGGAGAAGGGTGCCGGCGATGCCGCAACGTGGCTTCCCAGGAACAAGTCCTTCCGCTGCCACTATGTGGCCCGCCAAATATCCGTCAAGGCAGCCTACGGACTCTGGGTCACTGAGGCGGAAAAGGACGCCATGAAGCGCGTGCTGGTGTCCTGCCCGGGCCAGTCCACCATTGCGGCGGGGTGA
- a CDS encoding zinc ribbon domain-containing protein, with translation MAKAAPAEQLKLLELQGLDAKLKSLANRRRSLETDPRIKDLEAALAVANGELGAAKVAVHDAEAELKRAEADVEQVASRIQRDEARLNSGTGLSKDLVALQKDIASLNKRLSDLEDIELEVMERLDSLRERQAAQQAIVDDIQGSFGTIRAELDAALAEVEAEAGGLRARRDEFAAGLDAGVLAVYEKTLAKRGVGAARLFHGTSEASGMKLSPGDLAEIKAAAADDIVFCPDSGAILVRSEEWA, from the coding sequence GTGGCGAAGGCAGCACCGGCGGAACAGTTGAAGTTGCTCGAACTGCAGGGGCTGGACGCAAAGCTGAAGTCGCTCGCCAACCGCCGCCGCTCCTTGGAAACCGATCCCCGCATCAAGGACCTGGAGGCGGCGCTGGCTGTTGCCAACGGCGAGCTGGGCGCGGCGAAGGTGGCTGTCCATGACGCCGAGGCCGAACTTAAGCGGGCCGAGGCGGACGTGGAACAGGTGGCCTCGCGGATCCAGCGGGACGAGGCGCGGCTGAACAGCGGCACCGGATTGTCCAAGGACCTGGTGGCGCTGCAGAAGGACATTGCCTCGCTCAATAAACGCCTCTCGGACCTTGAAGATATTGAGCTTGAGGTCATGGAGCGGCTCGATTCGCTGCGGGAGCGGCAGGCGGCACAGCAAGCGATCGTGGACGATATCCAAGGGTCCTTCGGCACAATCAGGGCCGAGCTCGACGCAGCCCTTGCTGAAGTGGAGGCGGAGGCCGGCGGCCTCCGCGCCCGGCGCGACGAATTTGCCGCTGGCCTCGATGCCGGCGTGCTGGCCGTGTACGAAAAAACGCTCGCCAAGCGCGGTGTGGGTGCCGCCCGCCTGTTCCACGGCACGTCCGAGGCGTCGGGCATGAAGCTGAGCCCCGGCGACCTGGCCGAGATCAAGGCAGCCGCCGCGGACGACATCGTCTTCTGCCCGGACTCCGGCGCCATTCTGGTCCGCTCGGAGGAGTGGGCCTGA
- a CDS encoding Nif3-like dinuclear metal center hexameric protein, with the protein MEPADTDVTGPNNGDGVDHGVKHDDGHDDGTGGGSAPSAGQGAAEPAEAPTLGELLLAVEELWPESLAENWDEVGLVAGHPSAPVTKVMFAVDPTLEVIEEAVEWGAELLITHHPLLLKGVTSVAATTPKGRAVHRLIESGTALLTVHTNGDSAVGGVSDVLADALGLQDAVPLTVAANGLPEEGIGRVGDLAEAMTLGDFAARVFGILPSVAGGVRVSGDKDGLVRRIAVCGGAGDSLFSEVRASNADVYVTADLRHHPASEAREAALNGRPYLVDVSHFASEWLWLPAAAAALGNVLADQGHDVEIQVSTTNSDPWDFILTPG; encoded by the coding sequence ATGGAACCTGCGGACACCGACGTTACCGGCCCAAACAACGGCGACGGCGTCGATCACGGCGTCAAGCACGACGACGGGCACGACGACGGGACCGGCGGCGGCAGCGCACCGTCAGCCGGGCAGGGGGCAGCGGAGCCCGCAGAGGCGCCCACCCTGGGCGAGCTGCTCCTGGCGGTGGAAGAGCTGTGGCCGGAATCCCTTGCAGAGAACTGGGACGAAGTGGGACTGGTTGCAGGCCATCCCTCAGCGCCCGTCACCAAGGTGATGTTCGCCGTCGACCCTACCTTGGAAGTCATTGAAGAGGCCGTGGAGTGGGGCGCGGAACTGCTGATCACCCACCATCCCCTGCTCCTGAAGGGCGTCACCTCCGTCGCGGCCACCACGCCCAAAGGCCGGGCCGTGCACCGGTTGATCGAGTCCGGCACCGCGTTGCTGACGGTCCACACCAACGGTGATTCCGCCGTCGGCGGCGTGTCCGACGTCCTCGCCGATGCGCTGGGCCTCCAGGACGCCGTCCCGCTGACTGTGGCAGCAAACGGCCTTCCTGAAGAGGGCATCGGGCGGGTGGGGGACCTGGCGGAAGCCATGACCCTGGGCGACTTCGCAGCCCGCGTGTTCGGGATCCTCCCCTCCGTAGCCGGGGGAGTGCGGGTTTCCGGGGACAAGGACGGCCTGGTCCGTCGCATCGCCGTGTGCGGTGGTGCCGGGGACTCCCTCTTTAGTGAGGTCAGGGCCAGCAACGCGGACGTCTATGTGACCGCCGACCTCCGCCACCACCCGGCGTCGGAAGCCAGGGAGGCTGCCCTGAACGGCCGGCCCTACCTTGTGGATGTCTCCCACTTCGCCAGCGAGTGGCTGTGGCTGCCTGCCGCTGCGGCTGCGCTGGGCAATGTCCTCGCCGACCAGGGCCATGACGTTGAAATCCAGGTCAGCACTACCAACAGCGATCCCTGGGACTTCATCCTGACTCCGGGCTAA
- the orn gene encoding oligoribonuclease, whose product MTGLDIKNDALIEVAALVTDSELNILGDGVDVVIKPDDAAVAQMSDFVRDMHTKSGLLKELPHGKTMAEAEAAVMEYISAWVPDPRKAPLGGNSVGTDRVFLSRDMPAVVEHLHYRVIDVSTIKELSRRWFARAYFQSPAKKGGHRALGDIKDSIDELRYYREAVFVPAPGPDSSTAQRIARHITSAGDTGQQEG is encoded by the coding sequence ATGACCGGCCTGGACATCAAGAATGACGCCCTGATCGAGGTGGCGGCGCTGGTCACCGACTCCGAACTGAACATCCTCGGCGACGGCGTCGATGTGGTCATCAAACCGGATGATGCCGCAGTGGCCCAGATGAGCGATTTCGTCCGGGACATGCACACCAAATCGGGGCTCCTCAAGGAACTGCCCCACGGCAAGACGATGGCCGAGGCGGAAGCCGCCGTCATGGAGTACATCTCCGCATGGGTGCCGGACCCGCGCAAGGCGCCCCTGGGTGGCAACTCGGTGGGCACTGACCGGGTGTTCCTGTCCCGGGACATGCCGGCGGTGGTTGAGCACCTGCACTACCGGGTGATCGACGTCAGCACCATCAAGGAACTTTCCCGCCGCTGGTTCGCGAGGGCGTACTTCCAGTCGCCGGCGAAAAAAGGCGGACACCGCGCCCTGGGGGACATCAAGGACTCCATCGACGAGCTCCGTTATTACCGGGAAGCCGTATTCGTGCCCGCGCCGGGACCGGACAGTTCAACGGCCCAGCGGATTGCCCGCCACATCACGTCCGCCGGGGACACCGGGCAGCAGGAAGGGTAA
- the msrA gene encoding peptide-methionine (S)-S-oxide reductase MsrA: protein MKTFVLGGGCFWCLDAVYQKTKGVTSVVSGYTGGHDPQPDYYSVCNGTTGHAEVVAVTFDEETIPEEVILDMFFALHDPTTLNRQGYDVGTQYRSSMFYETTEEKILFEEAIERNQALWANPIVTEVVRLPRFHIAEEFHQDYYAKHPEQGYCQVIINPKLAKARKYYSAWLNA, encoded by the coding sequence ATGAAAACTTTTGTTTTAGGCGGAGGCTGCTTCTGGTGCCTCGACGCCGTTTACCAGAAGACCAAGGGAGTCACGTCGGTGGTGTCCGGCTACACCGGGGGCCACGATCCGCAGCCGGACTACTATTCGGTCTGCAACGGCACCACCGGCCATGCCGAGGTTGTGGCCGTGACGTTCGACGAGGAGACCATCCCGGAGGAAGTCATCCTGGACATGTTCTTCGCACTGCACGATCCCACCACCTTGAACCGCCAGGGCTACGACGTCGGCACCCAGTACCGTTCGTCCATGTTCTACGAGACCACCGAAGAGAAGATCCTGTTCGAGGAAGCGATTGAACGGAACCAGGCGTTGTGGGCCAACCCCATCGTCACCGAGGTGGTCCGGCTCCCCCGGTTCCATATTGCCGAGGAGTTCCACCAGGACTATTACGCCAAGCATCCCGAGCAGGGGTACTGCCAGGTGATCATCAACCCCAAGCTCGCCAAGGCCAGGAAATATTACTCTGCATGGCTTAACGCTTAG
- the mptB gene encoding polyprenol phosphomannose-dependent alpha 1,6 mannosyltransferase MptB, translating to MTAPVPATGEAAPAATAAAGGAEVDNPRSPLLAGFVGSMFMLIGSLGVGWLAPVSELRRMPLFIWMRAEAVGVALSIVLLAVGGMLLVRAWLRLGQRVRVWGGQARKATLMAVVAWGLPMMFSVPLFSRDVYAYIGQGRLMVEGFNPYENGISALSNYFQLGADKMWTEAPVPYGQLFLWIEQFVVWSTNVQPEASVMLFRLVAVAGVILCVIYVPRLAELHGVNPHRALWLTAANPLFLTNFIASVHNDALMIGLALAGLYYSATHRLVRGIVLVTLSIAVKPITIVFLPFIGLLWAGKDAGWLRKFAFWGLTAGLSLGILALMSLVNGFGFGWVNGLSAPGSISIWYAPVGLIGMVVASLANPFGLDGAALAGVVHNVGKLIAVGIVAWQIFRGDYDRLMRRLTLAFAAVVLLAPIIQSWYVVWLIPLFAITGIRNDWQVKALYFVVSFFMIYAISDQLEVFPYLQTEDLGFALALARVAAAVTGLLFGLYLVFWDPRTRRLFRKTHEAVVERPVI from the coding sequence ATGACGGCGCCTGTGCCTGCGACGGGGGAGGCGGCGCCCGCCGCCACTGCCGCAGCGGGCGGCGCCGAAGTGGATAATCCCCGGTCCCCGCTCCTTGCCGGCTTCGTTGGGTCCATGTTCATGCTCATCGGGTCCTTGGGCGTGGGCTGGCTTGCCCCGGTCTCTGAACTCCGCAGGATGCCACTGTTCATCTGGATGCGCGCCGAAGCGGTCGGCGTTGCCCTCTCGATTGTCCTGCTGGCCGTGGGAGGCATGCTCCTGGTCCGTGCCTGGCTCAGGCTGGGGCAGCGGGTCAGGGTGTGGGGCGGGCAGGCCCGCAAAGCTACCCTGATGGCCGTTGTGGCCTGGGGCCTCCCCATGATGTTCAGCGTGCCGCTCTTCAGCCGCGACGTTTACGCGTACATCGGACAGGGCCGGCTGATGGTTGAAGGGTTCAACCCCTACGAGAACGGCATCTCGGCGCTGTCCAACTACTTCCAGCTGGGCGCGGACAAGATGTGGACCGAAGCGCCCGTACCCTACGGCCAGCTGTTCCTGTGGATCGAACAGTTCGTCGTCTGGTCCACGAACGTACAGCCGGAGGCCAGCGTGATGCTCTTCCGCCTGGTGGCCGTGGCAGGAGTGATCCTGTGTGTCATTTATGTTCCACGGCTGGCCGAGCTGCACGGCGTCAACCCGCACCGGGCCCTGTGGCTCACCGCCGCGAACCCGCTGTTCCTGACGAACTTCATCGCGAGCGTCCACAATGACGCACTGATGATCGGGCTGGCGCTGGCCGGGCTCTACTACTCCGCGACGCACAGGCTGGTCCGCGGCATTGTCCTGGTGACCCTTTCCATTGCGGTGAAGCCCATCACTATTGTCTTCCTGCCGTTTATCGGGCTCCTATGGGCTGGCAAGGACGCAGGCTGGCTCCGCAAGTTCGCGTTTTGGGGCCTGACAGCTGGGCTGAGCCTCGGAATCCTGGCCTTGATGAGCCTGGTGAACGGTTTCGGCTTCGGCTGGGTCAACGGGCTCTCCGCCCCCGGAAGCATCTCCATCTGGTACGCGCCCGTGGGGCTGATCGGCATGGTGGTTGCCTCGCTGGCCAATCCGTTTGGACTGGACGGGGCCGCCTTGGCCGGGGTTGTGCACAATGTGGGCAAGCTTATTGCCGTGGGCATTGTTGCCTGGCAGATCTTCCGTGGGGACTATGACCGGCTGATGCGCCGCCTCACTCTCGCGTTTGCCGCCGTGGTCCTCCTCGCTCCGATCATCCAATCCTGGTACGTCGTTTGGCTGATACCCCTGTTCGCAATAACCGGCATCAGGAACGACTGGCAGGTCAAGGCGCTCTACTTTGTTGTCTCGTTCTTCATGATCTACGCCATTTCGGACCAGCTGGAAGTCTTCCCGTACCTGCAGACCGAGGACCTCGGCTTTGCGCTGGCACTGGCGCGGGTGGCCGCTGCGGTGACCGGCCTGCTGTTCGGCCTGTACCTGGTTTTCTGGGACCCCCGCACCCGCCGGCTGTTCCGCAAGACCCACGAGGCCGTCGTCGAACGCCCCGTCATCTAG
- a CDS encoding YaaA family protein, with product MLILLPPSEGKTPAVRGSAVDWPSLSFPELNSCRAKVLDALGTVSAHDDALALLGVGASLKDDVERNTRLHGEPAAPAHQIYSGVLYDALGYKTLTPVQRRKADESVLVISALWGAIRFGDSVPAYRLSMGTALPDVGRLASFWKPHLSSALAPLAEGHLLVDCRSSTYSAAWAPPPAQTVAVNVFTEVNGVRKVVSHFAKHTRGELARHLLARRGKAPATPSDLARAAREVWQAELMDGSARKPHALNIILPG from the coding sequence GTGCTGATTCTGCTCCCCCCTTCCGAAGGCAAGACACCCGCGGTCCGTGGTTCCGCCGTCGACTGGCCTTCCCTCAGCTTCCCGGAGCTGAACTCCTGTCGCGCCAAGGTGCTGGACGCGCTGGGGACGGTGAGCGCGCATGACGATGCCCTCGCGTTGCTGGGGGTGGGGGCCTCCCTGAAGGACGACGTCGAGCGCAACACCCGGCTCCATGGCGAACCGGCGGCCCCTGCACACCAGATCTACTCCGGCGTCCTCTATGACGCGCTGGGCTACAAGACACTCACCCCCGTGCAGCGGCGCAAGGCAGACGAGTCGGTGCTGGTGATTTCCGCGCTCTGGGGCGCCATCCGCTTCGGCGACAGCGTGCCCGCCTACCGCCTGTCCATGGGGACGGCACTGCCCGACGTCGGCCGCCTCGCCTCGTTCTGGAAGCCGCACCTGTCCAGTGCGCTGGCGCCGCTTGCCGAGGGACACCTGCTGGTGGACTGCCGCTCGAGCACCTACTCCGCGGCGTGGGCCCCGCCACCGGCGCAGACAGTGGCGGTCAACGTTTTTACGGAGGTGAACGGCGTCCGGAAGGTGGTCAGCCACTTCGCCAAGCACACCCGTGGCGAACTCGCGCGGCACCTGCTGGCGCGGCGGGGCAAAGCTCCAGCAACGCCGTCGGACCTTGCCAGGGCCGCCCGGGAAGTCTGGCAGGCAGAGCTAATGGACGGTTCCGCGCGGAAACCCCACGCGCTGAACATCATCCTGCCGGGCTGA
- the cysK gene encoding cysteine synthase A, translated as MARIYDDVTQLVGGTPLVKLNRLSEGLDATVAVKLEFYNPANSVKDRIGVAIVDAAEKSGALKPGGTIVEGTSGNTGIALAMVGAARGYKVILTMPETMSTERRVMLRAFGAEIVLTPGSEGMRGAVEKAQEIVANTENSIWAQQFANEANPEIHRSTTAEEIWADTDGAVDIFVAGVGTGGTVTGVGQVLKERKPGVQIVAIEPKDSAILNGGAPGPHKIQGIGANFVPEILDTNVYDEVLDATLEDSVRVARELGVKEGILGGISSGAIVWGALELAKRPENKGKLIVAVVCDFGERYISTVLYDDIRG; from the coding sequence ATGGCACGGATCTATGACGATGTAACGCAGCTGGTCGGCGGAACCCCGCTGGTCAAGCTCAACCGGCTCAGCGAGGGCCTGGACGCCACCGTCGCCGTCAAGCTTGAGTTCTACAACCCGGCCAACAGCGTCAAAGACCGCATCGGCGTTGCCATCGTCGATGCCGCCGAGAAATCAGGTGCACTGAAGCCCGGCGGGACCATTGTTGAAGGCACTTCCGGCAATACCGGCATCGCCCTGGCCATGGTGGGCGCTGCCCGCGGCTACAAGGTCATCCTCACGATGCCGGAGACCATGTCCACCGAGCGCCGGGTCATGCTGCGCGCTTTTGGCGCCGAGATCGTCCTGACCCCGGGTTCCGAGGGCATGCGCGGCGCCGTGGAGAAGGCCCAGGAAATCGTGGCCAACACCGAGAACTCCATCTGGGCCCAGCAGTTCGCCAACGAAGCCAATCCTGAGATCCACCGCAGCACCACGGCGGAGGAAATCTGGGCTGACACCGACGGCGCCGTGGACATCTTCGTTGCAGGCGTAGGCACCGGCGGAACCGTCACCGGAGTCGGCCAGGTCCTGAAGGAGCGCAAGCCCGGCGTCCAGATCGTCGCGATCGAACCCAAGGACTCCGCCATCCTCAACGGCGGCGCACCCGGCCCGCACAAGATCCAGGGCATCGGCGCTAACTTCGTCCCCGAAATCCTGGACACCAACGTCTACGACGAGGTCCTCGACGCCACCCTTGAGGATTCCGTCCGCGTGGCCCGCGAGCTCGGCGTCAAGGAAGGCATCCTGGGCGGCATCTCCTCCGGCGCCATTGTCTGGGGTGCACTGGAGCTGGCGAAGCGTCCCGAAAACAAGGGCAAGCTGATCGTGGCTGTTGTCTGTGACTTCGGCGAGCGTTACATCTCCACCGTGCTCTATGACGACATCCGCGGCTGA
- the def gene encoding peptide deformylase, translating to MTVLPITIWGEPVLHRRASEVEVFDDELRTLIADMFETNDAANGVGLAAPQIGVGKRIFVYKYANDDGAPPTGVLVNPVLTLSKISGAVPDPDEEEEGCLSFPGGQYPLKRAEWARVEGFDGFGQPVRFEATGWFARIIQHEYDHLDGKLYVNRLMDRYARKAMKQAKKSGWGVPGLTWMPGVDPDPFGH from the coding sequence ATGACCGTTCTGCCAATCACCATCTGGGGAGAACCCGTACTGCACCGCCGCGCTTCCGAGGTTGAAGTGTTCGACGACGAGCTGCGGACCCTGATAGCGGACATGTTTGAAACGAATGACGCCGCCAACGGCGTGGGGCTCGCAGCTCCGCAGATAGGCGTGGGCAAGAGGATCTTCGTGTACAAGTACGCCAACGACGATGGCGCCCCGCCCACGGGCGTGCTGGTCAACCCGGTCCTGACCCTGTCAAAGATTTCCGGTGCGGTACCGGACCCGGATGAGGAAGAGGAAGGTTGCCTGTCCTTCCCCGGCGGACAGTATCCCCTGAAGCGCGCCGAGTGGGCACGCGTTGAAGGGTTTGACGGTTTTGGACAGCCCGTCAGGTTCGAAGCCACCGGCTGGTTTGCCAGGATCATCCAGCACGAATATGACCACCTGGACGGAAAGCTCTACGTCAACCGGCTGATGGACCGCTACGCGCGCAAGGCCATGAAGCAGGCCAAGAAGAGCGGCTGGGGAGTTCCCGGACTGACCTGGATGCCGGGCGTCGACCCTGACCCGTTCGGCCACTAA
- a CDS encoding TspO/MBR family protein, which produces MPANIDPPSGDGAAEPRGPARAQQAVALAGFLALSAAAWALASVPIILHSAGWFAGSAKAPWMPPGWMFRSMWMLLYVGVAVAAWLVWRKGELRGGALAGYLVQLVLNAAWPLAFFGLFPVFGAAALWAAFCVIAGLAASLAFLVVRFGPVSPAAGLLMLPYFSWVVFSSSLNLYSAIHN; this is translated from the coding sequence GTGCCCGCAAATATTGACCCGCCCTCCGGCGACGGAGCCGCCGAACCGCGGGGTCCCGCCCGCGCACAGCAGGCCGTTGCCCTGGCCGGGTTCCTTGCGCTCTCCGCCGCTGCCTGGGCCCTCGCGTCAGTCCCCATCATCCTGCATTCGGCTGGCTGGTTCGCGGGATCGGCCAAGGCCCCCTGGATGCCGCCGGGCTGGATGTTCAGGAGCATGTGGATGCTCTTGTACGTGGGGGTGGCGGTCGCCGCCTGGCTCGTCTGGCGGAAAGGGGAGTTGAGGGGAGGTGCCCTGGCCGGGTATCTGGTCCAACTGGTGCTCAATGCCGCATGGCCGCTGGCCTTCTTCGGGCTCTTTCCGGTGTTTGGTGCTGCTGCCCTCTGGGCCGCTTTCTGTGTCATAGCCGGGCTTGCGGCCTCGCTTGCATTCCTCGTTGTGCGGTTCGGGCCGGTGAGCCCGGCTGCGGGCCTGCTGATGCTGCCCTATTTTTCCTGGGTGGTGTTTTCGTCCAGCCTCAATCTCTATTCGGCCATCCACAACTGA
- a CDS encoding DNA alkylation repair protein, translated as MAEEGVVNSQVLSAIRGALRERADPVRGAGAQAYMKSALPCLGVRVPEVRRIAAAAAADSPFTSAVQLRGTVLELWRNAMAREERYAAIDLTADPLAAGDMLMLPVYEEMIRSGAWWDVVDPVTTRLCGLLQANRAEMSAMLLGWGTDPDFWMRRAAILSQLEAKAATDSGLLARILETNMADREFFIRKAIGWALREYSKTAPEWVAAFVAEHAATLSPLSRREALRRLAVPTPGI; from the coding sequence ATGGCCGAAGAAGGCGTGGTTAACAGCCAGGTACTCTCTGCCATCCGCGGTGCGCTGCGCGAACGGGCAGACCCAGTGCGGGGCGCCGGCGCGCAGGCCTACATGAAATCTGCCCTGCCCTGCCTGGGTGTGCGTGTCCCCGAAGTCCGCCGGATCGCCGCCGCGGCCGCTGCCGACAGCCCCTTTACGTCAGCCGTGCAGCTGCGCGGCACCGTCCTTGAGCTATGGCGGAACGCCATGGCCCGCGAAGAACGGTATGCAGCCATCGACCTGACCGCGGACCCCCTGGCCGCCGGGGACATGCTGATGCTGCCCGTCTATGAAGAAATGATCCGCAGTGGCGCCTGGTGGGATGTGGTGGACCCGGTAACCACCCGCCTCTGCGGCCTGCTGCAGGCCAACCGTGCGGAGATGTCAGCAATGCTGCTTGGCTGGGGCACCGATCCGGACTTTTGGATGAGGCGGGCTGCCATCCTCTCGCAGCTGGAGGCGAAGGCCGCCACTGATTCCGGGCTGCTGGCCCGGATCCTTGAAACAAACATGGCAGACCGGGAGTTCTTCATCCGGAAGGCAATCGGATGGGCCCTGCGCGAGTATTCAAAGACGGCGCCGGAGTGGGTGGCGGCCTTCGTGGCAGAACACGCGGCCACCCTCAGTCCCCTGTCCCGGAGGGAAGCCCTCCGGCGGCTCGCTGTCCCGACACCTGGCATATAA
- a CDS encoding glyceraldehyde-3-phosphate dehydrogenase: protein MGREALAEAMIPVIGRLYRENNVVTSIHGRSLINKSTMNILKAHRFARRMSKDELLLEETAPLLNTLAGLELGAAAIDIARLNQKFKEEGDGATLEEFLRAELADVVGKRGGDDRTSTDVVLYGFGRIGRLLARLLIEKAGGGHGLRLRAIVVRKGADNDLSKRASLLRRDSVHGSFEGTIRIDEEANTITANGVQVQVIYSDNPATIDYTAYGINNALVVDNTGRWRDREGLSQHLQSKGVARVLLTAPGKGDLKNIVHGINHGTIEDTDQIVSAASCTTNAITPVLKAINDKFGVVHGHVETVHSFTNDQNLIDNFHKGDRRGRSAALNMVITETGAAKAVAKALPELLGKLTGSSIRVPTPDVSLAILNLSLENGTTKDEVNNYLREMSLHSDLRKQIDYIDSPEVVSTDFVGSRRAGIVDGLATVSTDKNLVLYVWYDNEFGYSCQVVRVMEEMAGVNPPSFPAKESAAALAAIAV, encoded by the coding sequence ATGGGCCGGGAGGCCCTCGCCGAGGCCATGATTCCGGTGATCGGCCGGCTGTACCGCGAGAACAACGTGGTCACCAGCATCCATGGCCGGAGTTTGATCAACAAATCCACCATGAACATCCTTAAGGCGCACCGCTTTGCACGCCGGATGAGCAAGGACGAGCTTCTCCTGGAGGAGACGGCGCCCCTGCTGAACACCCTGGCCGGACTCGAGCTCGGTGCCGCTGCCATCGACATCGCCCGGCTGAACCAGAAGTTCAAGGAAGAAGGCGACGGCGCCACGCTGGAAGAATTCCTGCGGGCGGAACTTGCCGACGTCGTGGGCAAGCGCGGCGGCGATGACCGCACCAGCACCGACGTGGTGCTTTACGGCTTCGGCCGGATCGGCCGGCTCCTGGCCCGCCTCCTCATCGAAAAGGCAGGCGGCGGACACGGCCTCCGCCTGCGCGCCATCGTGGTCCGCAAAGGTGCTGACAACGATCTCTCCAAGCGCGCCAGCCTCCTGCGCCGCGACTCGGTCCACGGCTCCTTCGAAGGGACCATTCGGATTGACGAGGAGGCCAACACCATCACGGCCAACGGCGTGCAGGTACAGGTCATCTACTCGGACAACCCCGCCACCATCGATTACACCGCCTACGGAATCAACAACGCCCTTGTGGTGGACAACACCGGACGCTGGCGTGACCGGGAGGGCTTGTCCCAGCACCTGCAGAGCAAGGGCGTGGCCCGGGTCCTGCTGACCGCCCCGGGCAAGGGCGATCTCAAGAACATCGTCCACGGCATCAACCACGGCACCATCGAGGACACCGACCAGATCGTCTCCGCCGCGTCCTGCACCACCAACGCCATCACGCCGGTGCTGAAGGCAATCAACGACAAGTTCGGCGTCGTGCACGGCCATGTGGAGACGGTGCACTCCTTCACGAACGACCAGAACCTGATCGACAACTTCCACAAGGGTGACCGGCGCGGCCGCTCGGCAGCACTGAACATGGTGATCACGGAGACCGGCGCCGCCAAGGCCGTGGCCAAGGCCCTGCCCGAACTGCTGGGCAAGCTGACCGGCAGCTCCATCCGCGTCCCCACCCCGGATGTTTCCCTCGCCATCCTGAACCTGAGCCTGGAGAACGGGACCACCAAGGACGAGGTCAACAACTACCTGCGTGAGATGTCGCTGCACTCGGACCTGCGCAAGCAGATCGACTACATCGACTCACCCGAAGTTGTTTCCACTGACTTCGTCGGTTCCCGCCGGGCCGGCATCGTGGACGGCCTGGCCACCGTGTCCACGGACAAGAACCTTGTGCTCTATGTCTGGTACGACAACGAGTTCGGCTACAGCTGCCAGGTGGTCCGCGTCATGGAGGAGATGGCCGGGGTTAACCCGCCTTCCTTCCCCGCAAAGGAATCCGCCGCGGCCCTGGCTGCGATCGCCGTTTAG